AGAATTATCGAAAGCAAAAGTCCAACCACATAAGAATGGTACTTGGATGCATGCACTGTACCTCGCTCTTCAATCTTTCGGATGAGCTAGCAAAGAATACCAGAGCTGTTTTGTTGTCTTTCAGCATCCTGACCCTTTAAATTATGTTGGGAGTTCAGAAATATGTAGGTCGCTGGTATTGTGGATGTTCAGAAAAATGAGAAGCATTGGACCCATCTGACAATGAAATGGATGGAGGTAAGCAATCGTATTTTGATGCAATATCAGGACTATGTATCACAAAAATCACCCCACAGCTTGAAGTAGAATACCCTGAAGAGGTTATCTTCTAGTACTGGTGATAATTGATGGCAGAATTCCAGGACAGGCGGTGTATGTGAATGTAGTTGTTCATTTCCATCAAACTATTTTGTTGGTGACTATTACCAGGCAACTGTACCTAACGACAGATGAGAGTTTGTTACCAATATTCCAGACAAGAACACTTGCCATCTTTAAAATGGTGAAAACGGTGCTTATCCCTGACAACAATCTCCCGATTCTCCACAGCTGACATAAACTTGATGGCGAGATGGCAATCCCCGCATATCCTCAGGTTTTTTATTACTCTGATAGGAGTGGTGCTCCCAACGCTCATCATGAGCCCATATGCTACTGCCAATTTTTCACTGTGATATCTAAGTGCACCCTCTCTCTCCTCCTCTTCTAACTCATGCAGAACTGACTCAGTTTCAGGCATGTAGCCAGCAGCACTAATCCTATGAATCAGTTCTTCCAAGTACTGGTAAATCTCTGTAGTCTGTGGATGAGACTTTTCACCCATGCGAAATAAATGGGAAGTACCTCCTAGCTCAATCAAGCTGAATCCTATCTGCTTCTTCAATCTTCTCTTAATCATGGTATTCCTCACCTTCTCAACATGGTGCATTTTACCAGACAGAGCATAAATATTAGAAAGCAAAACATGGTAGGATGGATTCTCAGGTTCGAGAGCAATCAATCGCTCAGCCACCTCCACCCCAAGAATAAAATTCTTGTGCATCTTGCATGCCCCAAGTACTGCTGTCCAAACTTCAGGCCCTGGCTCTCCAGGCATATAATCACTTATAAATTGCATTGCTTCATCAAGAAGTCCAGCCCTTCCAAACATATCAACCATAGAACAATAGTGCTCGACACGAGGGACCAGTCCATAGATCCTCTTCATGCAGTCAAAAGCATCACGACCCTCCATGACTAACCCAGCGTGTGCACATGCAGATAGAACAGCAACAAACGTGACATGATTGGGTGGCGGCCCCTCGCGTCTCATCAAATGGAACAGCTTGATCGCCTCATGACCATGGCCGTGCATTCCATATCCAGCGATCATGGAAGTCCATGTAACCACATTCCGCTCCTGGAGCGCATCGAACCATCTGCGAGCTTTGTCCACAACACCACACCTGGCATACATGTTCACAAGAGCAGAGCCAAGAAACACACTGATGTCCATTCTTTCAGAAACAATACGTTTCTCCACTTCACGCCCCAAGTCCAGTGCACCAGCCTGTGCG
Above is a genomic segment from Triticum urartu cultivar G1812 unplaced genomic scaffold, Tu2.1 TuUngrouped_contig_4698, whole genome shotgun sequence containing:
- the LOC125528196 gene encoding pentatricopeptide repeat-containing protein At2g33760; the protein is MDSHHPSPEYSSLLLAGPRAGALKQAHGRIIVTGHSRSLPFITKLATLAVAAGAAPYAHLLATSHPAPDSFLFSSLTRAAAHHGLPVAAIAFYRSLLSAALPFSSFTFTAVAKACADLSAIRTGTAIHAHSIVLGFGSDRFVLTSLLVLYSKCGQLGVARKLFDAIRDRGVVAWNAMISGYEQNGLAERGIEVYREMQAAKAVPDSMTFVATLSACAQAGALDLGREVEKRIVSERMDISVFLGSALVNMYARCGVVDKARRWFDALQERNVVTWTSMIAGYGMHGHGHEAIKLFHLMRREGPPPNHVTFVAVLSACAHAGLVMEGRDAFDCMKRIYGLVPRVEHYCSMVDMFGRAGLLDEAMQFISDYMPGEPGPEVWTAVLGACKMHKNFILGVEVAERLIALEPENPSYHVLLSNIYALSGKMHHVEKVRNTMIKRRLKKQIGFSLIELGGTSHLFRMGEKSHPQTTEIYQYLEELIHRISAAGYMPETESVLHELEEEEREGALRYHSEKLAVAYGLMMSVGSTTPIRVIKNLRICGDCHLAIKFMSAVENREIVVRDKHRFHHFKDGKCSCLEYW